One Fundidesulfovibrio terrae genomic window carries:
- the epsC gene encoding serine O-acetyltransferase EpsC, which yields MKHERHALAALTPEKDVIDDVVGKLCAPSSYQAFACRKLTDSPMPSLEILSEVVDRLKAVLFPGYYGDSEVTPDTLAYHTGCNLDVVFRKLADQIKRGYCFVCVGQNKACTGCEDQAMEKATAFLRSVPDIREKLVLDVQAAYEGDPAAKSPGETIFCYPSITALIHQRIAHELHELGVDIIPRIITEMAHSETGIDIHPGARIGKGFFIDHGTGVVIGETCIIGDNVRVYQGVTLGAKSFPKDENGNPVKGLARHPIVEDDVTIYSGATVLGRITVGKGSVIGANVWVTSDVAPGSRVMKAKVVDKG from the coding sequence GTGAAGCACGAGCGTCATGCGCTGGCGGCCCTGACCCCGGAAAAAGACGTGATCGACGACGTGGTGGGCAAGCTCTGCGCGCCGTCGTCGTACCAGGCGTTCGCCTGCCGCAAGCTCACCGATTCGCCCATGCCGTCCCTGGAGATCCTCTCCGAGGTGGTGGACCGCTTGAAGGCGGTGCTGTTCCCGGGGTACTACGGCGATTCCGAGGTCACTCCGGACACGTTGGCCTACCACACCGGCTGTAACCTGGACGTGGTGTTTCGCAAGCTGGCCGACCAGATCAAGCGCGGCTACTGCTTCGTGTGCGTGGGGCAGAACAAGGCCTGCACCGGCTGCGAGGACCAGGCCATGGAAAAGGCCACGGCGTTCTTGCGCTCCGTGCCGGACATCCGCGAGAAGCTGGTGCTGGACGTGCAGGCCGCCTATGAGGGCGACCCGGCCGCCAAGAGCCCGGGCGAAACCATCTTCTGCTATCCGAGCATCACCGCGCTCATCCACCAGCGCATCGCCCATGAGCTCCACGAGCTTGGCGTGGACATCATCCCGCGCATCATCACGGAGATGGCCCACTCCGAGACGGGCATCGACATCCACCCCGGCGCGCGAATCGGCAAGGGGTTCTTCATCGACCATGGCACGGGCGTGGTCATCGGCGAGACCTGCATCATCGGCGACAACGTCCGGGTTTACCAGGGCGTGACCCTGGGGGCCAAGAGCTTCCCCAAGGACGAGAACGGCAATCCGGTCAAGGGCCTGGCGCGCCACCCCATCGTGGAGGACGACGTGACCATCTATTCCGGGGCCACGGTTCTCGGGCGCATCACGGTGGGCAAGGGCTCGGTGATCGGGGCCAACGTGTGGGTCACGTCGGACGTTGCGCCGGGCTCCAGGGTGATGAAGGCCAAAGTCGTGGACAAAGGATGA
- a CDS encoding bifunctional nucleoside/nucleotide kinase/histidine phosphatase family protein codes for MGATKLVIAMVGLPASGKSTVASKIRQCLSEEGIEVAVFNNGDVRRELCGASETACSDFYSPDYAEGVALREKIARINMERAADFLHGKGEVAVLDATNVSRQRRQVIKSFFVGYPIFFVECVNDDPELVSASISRKIAMPDFAHLTPEQAEEGFRERIRYYRGLYDPLADEENFVVLDSLHKRIERERVQAVLPHYRIVRDLLVSDWVQNLYLARHGETVFNLEMRIGGDPDLTARGLVQAQSLAWHFKETPLPYVFISTKKRARQMAQRLCDGRQDCRVIPLHEFDEIDAGVCENMTYDQIARDMPQVHSARTRDKYNYIYPGGEGYATLKERVERGVKKALYLSGNAKHIMIIGHQAVNRMILSHFLYRRTEDVPYIYIPQDRYFHIVATQWRKVFELVKFMG; via the coding sequence ATGGGAGCGACGAAGCTGGTCATAGCCATGGTCGGGCTGCCCGCCTCGGGCAAGTCCACAGTGGCTTCCAAGATCAGGCAGTGCCTGAGCGAGGAGGGCATAGAGGTCGCCGTCTTCAACAACGGCGACGTGCGGCGGGAGCTCTGCGGGGCCAGCGAGACCGCCTGCTCGGATTTCTACTCTCCGGACTACGCCGAGGGTGTGGCCCTGCGCGAAAAGATCGCTCGCATCAACATGGAGCGGGCCGCCGATTTCCTGCACGGCAAGGGAGAGGTGGCCGTGCTGGACGCCACCAACGTCTCCAGGCAGCGCCGCCAGGTCATCAAGAGCTTCTTCGTCGGCTATCCGATCTTCTTCGTTGAGTGCGTCAACGACGACCCTGAACTGGTCTCGGCCAGCATATCCCGCAAGATCGCCATGCCGGATTTCGCCCATTTGACGCCGGAACAGGCCGAGGAGGGCTTCCGGGAGCGCATCCGCTACTACCGGGGCCTTTACGACCCTTTGGCGGACGAAGAGAACTTCGTGGTGCTGGACTCCCTGCACAAGCGCATCGAACGCGAGCGCGTGCAGGCCGTGCTGCCCCACTACCGCATCGTGCGCGACCTGCTGGTGTCCGACTGGGTGCAGAACCTCTACCTGGCGCGGCACGGAGAGACCGTCTTCAACCTGGAGATGCGCATCGGCGGAGACCCGGACCTGACCGCGCGGGGGCTCGTGCAGGCGCAGTCCTTGGCCTGGCACTTCAAGGAGACGCCGCTGCCCTACGTCTTCATCAGCACCAAAAAGCGCGCCCGGCAGATGGCCCAGCGCCTGTGCGACGGCCGCCAGGACTGCCGGGTGATCCCCCTGCACGAGTTCGACGAGATCGACGCGGGCGTGTGCGAGAACATGACCTACGACCAGATCGCCCGGGACATGCCCCAGGTTCACTCCGCGCGCACCCGCGACAAGTACAACTACATCTACCCCGGCGGCGAGGGCTACGCGACCCTCAAGGAGCGCGTGGAGCGCGGGGTCAAGAAGGCCCTGTACCTCTCGGGCAACGCCAAGCACATCATGATCATCGGCCACCAAGCCGTGAACCGGATGATCCTGTCCCACTTCCTCTACCGGCGCACCGAGGATGTGCCCTACATCTACATCCCGCAGGACCGCTATTTCCACATCGTGGCCACCCAGTGGCGCAAGGTCTTCGAGCTGGTGAAATTCATGGGTTGA
- a CDS encoding 4Fe-4S binding protein: MPDRACTSCDSSPAKAVSATGLAVSGSVGRACGGREASAVARAGRLPLLRRLSQLAMLAGLGQWSFYGIFRCPFIVPYVSCQNCPVLTCHGRILSLFWGAWLLLPVSALLVGRAYCGWACPGGLVSQMLGKLAPVKARVRNAFTRIAPLGAYLALIGCLYVWFAMGQPRGNIPIRTGEFFGAVSLTFEHAGLLWLVRTGIVLTLVALGLGVANFWCRFACPTGGAFEIVKRFSLFKVYKTEACNGCDKCLKVCEMGTRPEETACTNCGDCLDSCPQGAIGFGRKPS, translated from the coding sequence ATGCCTGATCGCGCCTGCACATCCTGCGACTCGAGCCCCGCCAAGGCCGTTTCCGCGACCGGGCTGGCCGTTTCCGGCTCCGTGGGCCGCGCCTGCGGCGGCAGAGAAGCCTCGGCCGTTGCCCGCGCCGGAAGGCTCCCCCTCCTGCGCAGGCTCTCGCAGTTGGCCATGCTGGCCGGGCTTGGCCAGTGGTCCTTCTACGGCATCTTCCGCTGCCCCTTCATCGTGCCCTACGTCAGTTGCCAGAACTGCCCCGTGCTCACCTGCCACGGCCGGATACTGTCCTTGTTCTGGGGTGCGTGGCTGCTCCTGCCCGTGAGCGCCCTCCTGGTGGGACGCGCTTATTGCGGCTGGGCCTGCCCCGGGGGGCTTGTGAGCCAGATGCTCGGCAAGCTGGCCCCAGTGAAGGCGAGAGTCCGCAACGCCTTCACCAGGATTGCCCCCCTGGGGGCGTATCTGGCCCTCATCGGATGCCTGTACGTCTGGTTCGCCATGGGCCAGCCCCGCGGCAACATCCCCATCCGCACCGGCGAATTCTTCGGAGCCGTCAGCCTGACCTTCGAGCACGCAGGGCTCCTCTGGCTGGTCAGGACCGGCATCGTCCTGACGCTTGTGGCGCTGGGACTGGGCGTGGCGAATTTCTGGTGCCGCTTCGCCTGTCCAACGGGAGGCGCGTTTGAGATCGTGAAGCGGTTTTCGCTCTTCAAGGTCTACAAGACCGAGGCATGCAACGGCTGCGACAAATGCCTGAAGGTCTGCGAAATGGGCACGCGCCCCGAGGAGACAGCCTGCACCAACTGCGGCGACTGCCTGGACAGCTGCCCGCAGGGAGCCATCGGCTTTGGGAGAAAACCGTCGTAG
- a CDS encoding substrate-binding domain-containing protein, with amino-acid sequence MDDAHHGHGRRHFLKKLAGTAAVTMAGGLATMTAHAQPGAFPGKLLQVWSCGGLAEAMNPANEIYEQRSGARVSYTGAFAAALGKSLLGGSTTEVFAGRVLDLARKLRHSGKMLYFKPLCFTSYVMVTPRGNPAKIASIEDMAKPGIKVVLAPEASPPGGAAALAVLKKAGIQDAVMKNCVTQGSCVQRTMDDIISGHGDVSIVELRVTRIPQFEGKMDVVEIPEALFPPPPLTFTIGVMKDAKDRALADDYVTFMTSPEAQALLEQRGFIPASSDKGRTLVEKLGVKDA; translated from the coding sequence ATGGACGACGCGCACCACGGCCACGGCCGCCGGCACTTTCTGAAAAAACTGGCAGGGACGGCTGCCGTGACCATGGCAGGCGGCTTGGCCACCATGACCGCGCATGCGCAGCCGGGAGCCTTCCCGGGCAAGCTCCTGCAGGTCTGGTCCTGCGGCGGGCTGGCCGAAGCCATGAATCCCGCCAACGAAATCTACGAACAGCGCTCAGGGGCGCGTGTGAGCTATACTGGAGCCTTCGCTGCGGCGCTGGGCAAATCACTCCTGGGCGGCTCGACCACAGAGGTCTTCGCGGGCCGCGTGCTGGACCTGGCCAGGAAGCTGCGCCACTCCGGCAAGATGCTCTACTTCAAGCCCCTGTGCTTCACCAGCTACGTCATGGTCACGCCCAGGGGGAATCCGGCCAAGATCGCCTCCATCGAAGACATGGCCAAGCCCGGGATCAAGGTGGTGCTTGCGCCCGAGGCGTCCCCGCCGGGGGGGGCTGCCGCACTGGCGGTGCTCAAAAAGGCCGGCATTCAGGACGCAGTCATGAAGAACTGCGTCACCCAGGGAAGCTGCGTGCAGCGCACCATGGACGACATCATCTCGGGCCACGGCGACGTGTCCATCGTGGAACTGCGCGTCACCCGCATCCCGCAATTCGAGGGAAAAATGGACGTGGTGGAGATTCCTGAAGCGCTCTTCCCGCCCCCGCCGCTGACCTTCACCATTGGCGTCATGAAGGACGCCAAGGACCGCGCCCTGGCTGACGACTACGTGACCTTCATGACCTCTCCCGAGGCCCAGGCCCTGCTGGAGCAGCGCGGCTTCATACCCGCCAGCTCCGACAAGGGCCGCACCCTGGTGGAAAAGCTGGGGGTGAAGGATGCCTGA
- a CDS encoding outer membrane homotrimeric porin — MKRFTTLALLVAMVFGCVAFASAATEVKMTGDARIHANFWNNINYTGWNPRGTNTGDSLTIWERFRLRSDFIANEGLKFRFGIRVNNKAWGNDTFTVDNPAVSIDVYQAFLQFKWPSTDIEFTIGLQDMDLPISAPGMLNSNPVFGGSRAAAAVVAIPVVDQFKIVAGFARLLDTNKDFDPTTKQVADEFDGYFLVLPITLDGFKATPWGMIAVAGKDAGYTTAVGSSPRFTNQSLATNLASAAYLLSPVGFKQSQTVYWWAGASFAVTALDPFKFYADVMYGEGAANQGSRKRAGLFFDVAAEYTGFDMLTPQVTFWYSTGEDGSMRNGSERMPSVVQSWGPSTSFLFDCSQQFAGGHMGLNNVGNWGFAVSLNKISFIQDLTHRLTFTYAHGTNSGRALRQANLLWGVGQYVEMGRDLTTNEYVMGINFDNQYNIYENLAAIVETGWAHGQFEKSVWGRRMVNQAQNGDAWKVAFGLKYQF, encoded by the coding sequence ATGAAGCGCTTTACGACCCTGGCCCTGCTCGTCGCCATGGTGTTCGGCTGCGTGGCTTTCGCCTCCGCCGCCACCGAGGTCAAGATGACCGGCGACGCCCGTATCCACGCCAACTTCTGGAACAACATCAACTACACCGGCTGGAACCCCCGCGGCACCAACACCGGTGACTCCCTGACCATCTGGGAGCGTTTCCGCCTGCGTTCCGACTTCATCGCCAACGAAGGCCTGAAGTTCCGCTTCGGCATCCGCGTGAACAACAAGGCTTGGGGTAACGACACCTTCACCGTGGACAACCCGGCCGTCTCCATCGACGTGTACCAGGCTTTCCTGCAGTTCAAGTGGCCCAGCACCGACATTGAGTTCACCATCGGCCTCCAGGACATGGATCTGCCCATTTCCGCTCCCGGCATGCTGAACTCCAACCCGGTGTTCGGTGGCTCCCGTGCCGCCGCTGCCGTGGTGGCCATCCCCGTCGTCGACCAGTTCAAGATCGTGGCCGGCTTCGCTCGCCTGCTCGACACCAACAAGGACTTCGACCCCACCACCAAGCAGGTCGCCGACGAGTTCGACGGCTACTTCCTGGTTCTGCCCATCACCCTGGACGGCTTCAAGGCCACTCCCTGGGGCATGATCGCTGTTGCCGGTAAGGACGCTGGTTACACCACCGCCGTCGGCTCCTCCCCCCGCTTCACCAACCAGTCCCTGGCCACCAACCTGGCCTCGGCTGCCTACTTGCTGTCCCCCGTGGGCTTCAAGCAGTCTCAGACCGTGTACTGGTGGGCCGGCGCTTCCTTCGCCGTCACCGCGCTTGATCCCTTCAAGTTCTACGCCGACGTGATGTACGGCGAGGGCGCCGCCAACCAGGGCAGCCGCAAGCGCGCTGGCCTGTTCTTCGACGTCGCCGCCGAGTACACCGGCTTCGACATGCTGACCCCCCAGGTGACCTTCTGGTACTCCACCGGTGAGGACGGCTCCATGCGCAACGGTTCCGAGCGTATGCCCTCCGTCGTCCAGTCCTGGGGTCCCTCGACCTCCTTCCTGTTCGACTGCAGCCAGCAGTTCGCCGGCGGCCACATGGGTCTGAACAACGTGGGTAACTGGGGCTTCGCGGTCTCCCTGAACAAGATCTCCTTCATTCAGGACCTGACCCACCGCCTGACCTTCACCTACGCTCACGGCACCAACTCCGGCCGTGCCCTGCGCCAGGCCAACCTCCTGTGGGGCGTGGGCCAGTACGTTGAAATGGGCCGCGACCTGACCACCAACGAGTATGTGATGGGTATCAACTTCGATAACCAGTACAACATCTACGAGAACCTGGCCGCCATCGTCGAGACCGGCTGGGCTCACGGTCAGTTCGAGAAGTCCGTTTGGGGCCGCCGTATGGTCAATCAGGCCCAGAACGGCGACGCCTGGAAGGTCGCCTTCGGCCTGAAGTATCAGTTCTAA
- a CDS encoding carbonic anhydrase produces MKRILSLSLMVVVLCAAMVWASAPKPTLTPDQALERLQRGNERFLAAKPIHPNQDAFRRSVTAKEGQKPFATILGCADSRVPLELVFDAGVGDLFVVRVAGNVTYFDQAGTIEYGADHLGSNLVVVLGHTKCGAVTAVVNGEEAHGNIPALVANIVPPVTKVKADNPGLAGADLLNKAIEANTYQAIEDLFKSSPIMRDMVKAQQAKVVAAIYDVESGKVNWLGEHPRQAELLELTGGPH; encoded by the coding sequence ATGAAACGCATTCTGTCCCTGTCCCTCATGGTTGTGGTCCTGTGCGCGGCCATGGTCTGGGCTTCCGCGCCCAAGCCCACGCTCACCCCCGACCAGGCGCTGGAGCGCCTGCAGCGCGGCAACGAACGCTTCTTGGCGGCCAAACCCATCCATCCCAACCAGGACGCTTTCCGCCGCAGCGTGACCGCCAAGGAGGGCCAGAAGCCCTTCGCCACCATCCTCGGCTGCGCTGACAGCCGCGTGCCGCTGGAACTGGTGTTCGACGCGGGCGTGGGCGACCTCTTCGTGGTGCGCGTGGCCGGAAACGTCACCTATTTCGACCAGGCGGGCACCATCGAATACGGCGCCGACCACCTGGGCTCCAACCTTGTGGTGGTGCTGGGACACACCAAGTGCGGCGCGGTCACGGCCGTGGTCAACGGCGAAGAGGCCCACGGGAACATCCCGGCCCTGGTGGCCAACATCGTTCCGCCCGTCACCAAGGTCAAGGCGGACAACCCCGGCCTGGCAGGAGCCGACCTGCTCAACAAGGCCATCGAAGCCAACACCTACCAGGCCATCGAGGACCTCTTCAAGTCGAGCCCCATCATGCGCGACATGGTCAAGGCCCAGCAAGCCAAGGTCGTGGCGGCCATCTACGACGTGGAGAGCGGCAAGGTGAACTGGCTGGGCGAGCACCCCAGGCAGGCCGAGCTGCTCGAGCTCACCGGCGGCCCGCACTAG
- a CDS encoding efflux RND transporter permease subunit: protein MFSKFFIERPVLANVLAIVMMLLGAVSLIKLPVAQYPDITPPNVQVSTAYPGASPEVVAETVAAPLEQQINGVEKMLYMSSKSSSDGSYQLNITFEVGTDLDIATVLVQNRANVAIPRLPQDVQRQGLTVNKQSTAILLVITLESPDKRFDDLFLSNYAYLRIKDEISRINGVGAVNIYGADEYGMRVWVDPNKLKSLNLSAQDLVNAISNQNVQVASGQIGQAPTPPDQVFQLTIQTQGRLADVEQFENIIIKADFNQTGKVVRVKDVARVELGAKTYSVFGQKDGQPATCIATYLLPGANALDVAAKIKAKMKELSKDFPPGLEYSVPFDTTIFVNRAIEDVYHTLVEAAVLVLIVIMVFLQNWRAMLVPATTVPVTILGAFVAMAGLGFSVNLITLFGIILSIGIVVDDAIIVVEGAMHHMEHGKNSHDAAIQAMSELFGPIIGITLVLTSVFMPAAFLPGITGQLYRQFALVIASTALISAINAATLKPTQCALWLKPHVGEKNFFFRGFNVVYQKFEDIYTRAVTFMVGHSKLAMIIYCGLVVLTGVIFTRLPTGFLPEEDQGYCIISAQLPPGASLARSDAVNEKLNEILRTTPGIANWVTFGGLSIMDGVNQPNCIAIFPVYKDWSERGKGETQEAIVGHIQMALHQLQDAMAFAMIPPAIQGLGQAGGFEMVVQDKGNLGPKSLEQTLRTMMGAARSQSGLEAVNALFNASTPQLWADVDRTQALTYGVPIPNLFSTLQTYLGSAYVNDFNKFGRVYQVRVQADSMFRLRASDIRRLEVPNLQGKMVPLGAVMSIRDIVGPPVLTRYNLYTAASLYGSAATGFSSGEALGLMEQLAKDKLPSSMGFEWTGMSYQEKRVGSEAYFIFALAILLVYLVLAAQYESWFLPASVILVVPLALLGTAVAVTVRGMDNNVYTQIGVVLLIALASKNAILIVEFARELREKGRGVHEAAIESARLRFRPILMTSFAFILGVVPLLTSSGAGGASQRAVGTAVFGGMIASTVLAVLVVPVFYVVVQGVIEKLWPPKEGSSGEGA from the coding sequence ATGTTCTCGAAATTCTTCATAGAACGTCCCGTCCTGGCCAACGTGCTGGCCATCGTCATGATGCTTCTGGGCGCTGTGTCGCTCATCAAGCTGCCCGTGGCCCAGTACCCCGACATCACCCCGCCCAACGTGCAGGTCTCCACGGCCTACCCCGGCGCGAGCCCCGAAGTGGTCGCCGAGACCGTGGCCGCCCCCCTGGAGCAGCAGATCAACGGCGTGGAGAAGATGCTCTACATGTCGTCCAAGTCCTCCTCGGACGGCTCCTACCAGCTGAACATCACCTTCGAGGTGGGCACGGACCTGGACATCGCCACGGTGCTGGTCCAGAACCGGGCCAACGTGGCCATCCCCCGCCTGCCCCAGGACGTGCAGCGCCAGGGCCTCACCGTCAACAAGCAGTCCACGGCCATCCTGCTGGTGATCACGCTGGAATCGCCCGACAAGCGCTTCGACGACCTGTTCCTCTCCAACTACGCCTATCTGCGCATCAAGGACGAGATATCGCGCATCAACGGCGTCGGCGCAGTGAACATCTACGGCGCCGACGAATACGGCATGCGCGTCTGGGTGGACCCCAACAAGCTCAAGTCGCTGAACCTGTCCGCCCAGGACCTGGTCAACGCCATCTCCAACCAGAACGTGCAGGTGGCCTCGGGCCAGATCGGCCAGGCCCCCACCCCGCCGGACCAGGTCTTCCAGCTCACCATTCAGACCCAGGGCCGCCTTGCGGACGTGGAGCAGTTCGAGAACATCATCATCAAGGCCGACTTCAACCAGACCGGGAAGGTGGTGCGCGTCAAGGACGTGGCCCGGGTTGAACTCGGGGCCAAGACCTACAGCGTGTTCGGCCAGAAGGACGGCCAGCCCGCCACCTGCATCGCCACCTACCTGCTGCCCGGGGCCAACGCCCTGGACGTGGCCGCGAAGATCAAGGCCAAGATGAAGGAGCTCTCCAAGGATTTCCCTCCCGGCCTGGAATATTCTGTACCCTTCGACACCACCATCTTCGTCAACCGGGCCATCGAGGACGTCTACCATACCTTGGTCGAGGCCGCGGTGCTGGTGCTCATCGTGATCATGGTCTTCCTGCAGAACTGGCGGGCCATGCTGGTCCCGGCCACCACCGTGCCCGTGACCATCCTGGGCGCGTTCGTGGCCATGGCGGGCCTGGGCTTCTCGGTGAACCTGATCACGCTTTTCGGCATCATCCTGTCCATCGGCATCGTGGTGGACGACGCCATCATCGTGGTGGAAGGCGCCATGCACCACATGGAGCACGGCAAGAACTCCCATGATGCGGCCATCCAGGCCATGTCCGAACTCTTCGGCCCCATCATCGGCATCACCCTGGTCCTGACCTCGGTGTTCATGCCCGCGGCCTTCCTGCCGGGCATCACCGGCCAGCTCTACCGGCAGTTCGCCCTGGTCATCGCCTCCACGGCGCTCATTTCGGCCATCAACGCCGCCACCCTCAAGCCCACCCAGTGCGCCCTGTGGCTCAAACCCCACGTCGGCGAGAAGAACTTCTTCTTCCGGGGCTTCAACGTCGTTTACCAGAAGTTCGAGGACATCTACACCCGGGCCGTGACCTTCATGGTGGGCCACTCCAAGCTGGCCATGATCATCTACTGCGGCCTGGTGGTGCTGACCGGAGTCATTTTCACCCGCCTGCCCACGGGCTTCCTGCCCGAGGAGGACCAGGGCTACTGCATCATCAGCGCCCAGTTGCCTCCGGGCGCGTCCCTGGCCCGAAGCGACGCGGTGAACGAGAAGCTCAACGAGATCCTGCGCACTACGCCGGGCATCGCCAACTGGGTCACCTTCGGCGGCCTGTCCATCATGGACGGCGTGAACCAGCCGAACTGCATCGCCATCTTCCCCGTCTACAAGGACTGGAGCGAACGCGGCAAGGGCGAGACCCAGGAGGCCATCGTGGGCCACATCCAGATGGCCCTGCACCAGCTCCAGGACGCCATGGCCTTCGCCATGATCCCCCCTGCCATCCAGGGCCTGGGACAGGCGGGCGGCTTCGAAATGGTGGTGCAGGACAAGGGCAACCTGGGGCCGAAATCACTGGAGCAGACCCTGCGCACCATGATGGGCGCGGCCAGGAGCCAGTCCGGCCTGGAGGCGGTCAACGCCCTGTTCAACGCCTCCACGCCGCAGCTCTGGGCCGACGTGGACCGCACCCAGGCCCTGACCTACGGCGTGCCCATCCCCAACCTGTTCAGCACCCTCCAGACCTATCTGGGATCGGCCTACGTCAACGACTTCAACAAGTTCGGGCGCGTCTACCAGGTGAGGGTCCAGGCGGACTCCATGTTCCGGCTGCGCGCGAGCGACATCCGACGGCTGGAGGTGCCCAACCTCCAGGGCAAGATGGTGCCGCTTGGCGCAGTGATGTCCATCCGCGACATCGTCGGCCCCCCGGTGCTCACCCGCTACAACCTGTACACGGCGGCATCGCTCTACGGCTCGGCCGCGACGGGGTTCAGCTCGGGCGAGGCCCTGGGGCTCATGGAGCAGCTGGCCAAAGACAAGCTGCCCTCCTCCATGGGCTTCGAGTGGACGGGCATGAGCTACCAGGAGAAGCGCGTGGGCTCGGAAGCCTACTTCATCTTCGCCCTGGCCATCCTGTTGGTCTATCTGGTGCTGGCCGCCCAGTACGAAAGCTGGTTTTTGCCCGCGTCGGTGATCCTGGTGGTGCCGCTGGCGCTTCTGGGCACGGCCGTGGCCGTCACGGTGCGCGGCATGGACAACAACGTCTACACCCAGATCGGCGTGGTGCTCCTGATCGCGCTGGCCTCCAAGAACGCCATCCTCATCGTGGAGTTCGCCCGGGAACTCAGGGAGAAGGGGCGCGGCGTCCACGAGGCGGCCATCGAATCCGCCAGGCTTCGTTTCAGGCCCATCCTCATGACCAGCTTCGCCTTCATCCTGGGCGTGGTGCCGCTTTTGACCTCGTCGGGCGCGGGCGGGGCCAGCCAGCGGGCCGTGGGCACGGCGGTGTTCGGCGGCATGATCGCCTCCACGGTGCTGGCCGTTCTGGTGGTGCCGGTGTTCTATGTGGTGGTGCAAGGAGTCATCGAGAAGCTATGGCCGCCCAAGGAGGGCTCCTCGGGAGAGGGCGCCTAG
- a CDS encoding efflux RND transporter periplasmic adaptor subunit, giving the protein MRHHVTRRLLLFAALALAAGLSACDKRNAYVPPPPPSVTVAKPVRQPVVDYLEFTGNTQAVQTVNLTARVEGFLQEIKFKDGQDVKQGQPLFIIEPAPYLAKVNKAKADVDAQKARLTQAEVELTRSKKLFAERAGPDTEVVKWQRERDSAIADLEAAKASLQIADINYGYCRVAAPFDGRISRRQVDLGNLVGSGGQATTLATIIKDDPIYAYFTLSERDLLRISKHHDADKNPQGRAKLDMGFSNQQDFPVQGVLDYYDLGVDPQTGTMLLRGVFPNPKGTIVPGLFAKLRAPLETRDALTVPEGAVGVDQIGNYVLVVGDKNIVEQRPVTAGQAVNGLRVIDKGLEGNETVIVNGLQLARPGTPVTPQESKK; this is encoded by the coding sequence ATGCGCCATCACGTGACGCGACGCCTGCTCCTCTTCGCGGCCCTGGCTCTGGCGGCCGGGCTCTCCGCCTGCGACAAGCGCAACGCCTACGTCCCGCCGCCGCCGCCATCCGTCACCGTGGCCAAGCCCGTGCGCCAGCCGGTGGTGGACTACCTGGAGTTCACCGGCAACACCCAGGCCGTGCAGACCGTGAACCTGACCGCCCGCGTGGAGGGATTCCTTCAGGAGATCAAGTTCAAGGACGGCCAGGACGTGAAGCAGGGCCAGCCCCTTTTCATCATCGAACCGGCCCCCTACCTGGCCAAGGTCAACAAGGCCAAGGCCGACGTGGACGCCCAGAAGGCCCGGCTCACCCAGGCCGAGGTGGAGCTGACCCGCTCCAAAAAGCTCTTCGCCGAACGCGCCGGGCCGGACACGGAAGTGGTCAAGTGGCAGCGCGAGCGCGACTCCGCCATCGCCGACCTGGAAGCGGCCAAGGCCAGCCTCCAGATCGCAGATATCAACTACGGATACTGCCGCGTGGCCGCTCCCTTCGACGGCCGCATCAGCCGCCGCCAGGTGGACCTGGGCAACTTGGTGGGCTCTGGCGGACAGGCCACCACCCTGGCCACCATCATCAAGGACGACCCCATCTACGCTTACTTCACCCTCTCGGAGCGCGACCTGCTGCGCATCTCCAAGCACCACGACGCGGACAAGAACCCGCAGGGCCGCGCCAAGCTGGATATGGGCTTCTCCAACCAGCAGGACTTCCCCGTCCAGGGAGTCCTGGACTACTACGACCTGGGCGTGGACCCGCAGACCGGCACCATGCTCCTGCGCGGAGTCTTCCCCAATCCCAAGGGGACCATCGTTCCCGGCCTCTTCGCCAAGCTGCGCGCGCCCCTGGAGACCCGCGACGCCTTAACCGTCCCAGAGGGCGCGGTGGGCGTGGACCAGATCGGCAACTACGTGCTCGTCGTGGGCGACAAGAACATCGTGGAGCAGCGCCCCGTCACCGCCGGACAGGCGGTCAACGGGCTGCGGGTGATCGACAAGGGGCTGGAGGGCAACGAGACGGTCATCGTCAACGGCCTCCAGCTGGCCCGCCCCGGCACCCCGGTCACTCCCCAGGAATCCAAAAAGTAG